DNA sequence from the Candidatus Methylomirabilis lanthanidiphila genome:
GCGGTGGGGAGTATCAGCTTTATCGGGGGGAGCCTGATATCCAGAGGCGGCCACAACCTGCTCGAGCCGGCCCTGCACGGTCGTCCGGTTCTCTTTGGCCCTCACATGGAGAACTTCAGCGAGGCGAGCGCATACTTTGTCGAACGAGGAGCAGCGATCCAGGTGAACGACACAACGGACCTGGTCCGGCAGGTCGCCAGGCTTCTGCGCGATCCAGCCGAGAGAGCCATGATGGGTCAGGCGGCGCTGGCGGCGCTGGCGGCGCATCGGGGCGCATGCGAGCGGACCGTCACCCTTCTGGAGCGGTTCGTATTGTGAAAGGCATCGAGGCGCTCTCAGCCTGGACGTTGCGCTGCATGGCGGCGGCTCCGGAGCAATGGGCCGCTAACGCCTGGCTGACGTGCTTGCGCCCGGTGTCGCGTGCGTATGGGGCAGTCGTCTCGCTTCGGACCGCGCTCTTCTCGCATGGCCTCGTCGGGATACGCCGACTTCCGGTTCCGGTGCTGAGCGTCGGCAACTTGAGTGTTGGTGGAAGCGGAAAGACGCCGTTTGTCGAGATGTTGGCGGGTCGACTGCATCAGCGTGGCCAGCGGGTCGTCATCATTTTGCGGGGGTACAAGGGGGGATCGAAAGAGCCGACCATTGTCAGTGATGGCAGGGGCGTACAATGCGAGCCGCCGGTCGCGGCCGACGAGGCCTATTTGCTGGCCAGGCATCTGCCCGGTGTCGCTGTCTTGACCGGAGCCGACCGGCACCGTGTCGGTCAGGTCGCCCTTGAGCAGGTCGATTGCGGCGTCATTATTCTGGATGACGGGTTTCAGCATCTCCGGCTTCATCGCGATCTGGATATCGTGCTGGTTGACGCGATCAATCCGCTTGGATATGGTCGGCTACTGCCATCGGGTTTGTTGCGGGAGCCGCCGGAGGCGCTGAAGCGGGCCGACATGGTGGTTCTGAGTCATGCTGACGTCGGACGGGACGCGGATGCGGCGATACGAGCGATCCGACAATACACGCCTGTTGCGCCGATTGTCAGGGCCGTCCACCGGCCCGTCGCGCTTGTCGATGGGGGGAGTGAAGAACGCTCAGGGCTTGAGCGTCTTCGTGGCCGGCGGCTGCTGGCGGTCTCCGGTATCGCTCATCCGGGCCGGTTTGAAGCAACGCTTGTTCAGCTTGGCGCGTGTGTTGCGGCTCACCGTATCTTCCCGGATCACCACCGTTATACTTCCGCCGATCTGAAGATCATTCACGCAGCGGCTGAAGATGTCGGCGCCTCCATGGTAGTCACGACAGAAAAGGATATGGTAAAATTGGCGCGCCTGAACGTCGTGAGGGGGGGCGTCCCGCTCTACGCGCTGTCGATCTCGCTTGAATTAATTGAAGGGGCGGAACTGCTGGACGCGATGTTGAACCGCCTGATGAGACCGAACCTATCGTGAAGCCCAAGAACCAGGGCGGGGTTGCCGCCTATCTGGAATACCTCCTTGTAGCAGGCTTTGCGAAAGGCTTGTTCCACCTGCCATCGTCCATGGCGTACTCTATCGGTGAGGGGCTGGGCGCGGTTCTGTACCGTTTCGACCGCAAACATCGGTTGATTGCCCATGACAACCTGCGCCTGGCTTTTCATGGTGAGCTTTCCTCTCGAGAGATCGCTGAGCTTGCGCGTTCAACCTTCGTCAATCTTGGCCGAACTGTGGTGGAGACCTGCCGGATGCTCAAGATCGATCGGGAGAACTTTCGGCAATTCATCCGGATCGAAGGGTATGAGCACTTTCAACAGGCCAAGCACCGAGGGAAAGGGATCATTTACATTACCGCGCACCTGGGATCGTGGGAACTGCTGCCGCTTGCGTCCGCCCTTATGGGGGAGCCATTGTCTATTGTGACACGCCCTCTGGATAACCCCTACCTTGATAGGGCAATCACCCGGTTGCGAACCGCCTGGGGAACGAGGGTATTTCCCAAGAAGCTGGTGATGCCGGCGCTGGTGCAGGCGCTGTGTCGCGGAGAGAGTATCGGGATTCTCATAGATCAGAATATCACCTGGAAAGAGGGAGTGTTTGTCGATTTCTTTGGCGTACCGGCCTGTACGGCCCTCGCGCCTGCGCTCCTGGCCCTCAGAACCGATGCATCGGTCCTTCCGGTCGCCATCATGCGGTGCGGGCGTGACCGGCACACCGTCCTTATAGAGCAAGAGATTCCCCTAATCAGAACTGGACGTGTGAGAGCGGACGTTGTTGCCAACACCGCCTCGTTCACCAGGGCCATCGAAGGACTGGTGCGGAAGGAGCCGTCCCAGTGGTTCTGGGTCCACCGCAGATGGAAAACGCAACCGCGTCCCGAGTCCCCCATACCCCACATCCCACACCCCACACCCTATACCCGGAACTCTGGATTATGAGCCTCGCGACACTCCATGTTCGGAAGACGTTCGAACCCGACCGGTTACGATCCATTCTGGTCGCAAGCCCGAATTGGTTGGGCGACGCGGTTCTTGCGCTTCCCGTGCTTGCTAACCTTCGCCGCTCCTTTCCTGACGCACGAATCGCGCTCCTGGTGCGTTCGTGGCTCAGTCCGCTGTTTCGCTCCTTGCCGTTCGTCGACGAGCTCGTTGAGTTGCCGCGCACGGGTGAGTTGATATGGGCGGCGACGGCGTTGCGGAAACGAGGCTTTGACGTGGCCCTGCTTTTGCCGAACAGCTTCCGGACGGCGCTGATCAGTCGTTTGGCAGGGATTCCGCACCGGGTAGGGTACATGGCCGATGGACGGGGTTCTCTATTGACCGTGGGAGTGCGCCCGTCGAGCGGAATGGTGCTGCATCAGGCAGACGCCTACCTTGGCCTGCTCCGAGCGCTGAAGTGGGATTCCTGGTTACGTCCGACCGGGTTCCTGCTGCCGCCAGAGAGCGATGCCGAAGCGGAGAAGCTGCTCACCGAGTCCGGTCTCTCCCCTGACGTTCGAGTCATCGGCATTGCCCCCGGGGCCAGCTATGGGACGGCAAAGCGCTGGCCGTCGGAACGATTTGCGGAGGTTGCCGATCTTCTGGCGGATCGCCTCGGCATAGTTGCCATTTTGTTCGGCTCCCCGCAGGAAGCGCCATTAACAAGAGCCGTTCACGAGCGAATGCACGGGGCTGCTATCAACTTCGGCGGCCGGACGTCGCTTACGGAATTAGCCAGCCTGCTCCGCCGGTGCGCGCTGCTCCTGACGAACGATACGGGGACGATGCATCTGGCCTCTGCTCTGGGGATCCCATGTATCGCCCTGTTTGGTCCGACGGATCCGCACCGCACCGGCCCTCTCGGCCTTGGCCATCAGGTTCTTCACGATCC
Encoded proteins:
- the lpxK gene encoding Tetraacyldisaccharide 4'-kinase, translated to MKGIEALSAWTLRCMAAAPEQWAANAWLTCLRPVSRAYGAVVSLRTALFSHGLVGIRRLPVPVLSVGNLSVGGSGKTPFVEMLAGRLHQRGQRVVIILRGYKGGSKEPTIVSDGRGVQCEPPVAADEAYLLARHLPGVAVLTGADRHRVGQVALEQVDCGVIILDDGFQHLRLHRDLDIVLVDAINPLGYGRLLPSGLLREPPEALKRADMVVLSHADVGRDADAAIRAIRQYTPVAPIVRAVHRPVALVDGGSEERSGLERLRGRRLLAVSGIAHPGRFEATLVQLGACVAAHRIFPDHHRYTSADLKIIHAAAEDVGASMVVTTEKDMVKLARLNVVRGGVPLYALSISLELIEGAELLDAMLNRLMRPNLS
- a CDS encoding Lipid A biosynthesis acyltransferase; its protein translation is MKPKNQGGVAAYLEYLLVAGFAKGLFHLPSSMAYSIGEGLGAVLYRFDRKHRLIAHDNLRLAFHGELSSREIAELARSTFVNLGRTVVETCRMLKIDRENFRQFIRIEGYEHFQQAKHRGKGIIYITAHLGSWELLPLASALMGEPLSIVTRPLDNPYLDRAITRLRTAWGTRVFPKKLVMPALVQALCRGESIGILIDQNITWKEGVFVDFFGVPACTALAPALLALRTDASVLPVAIMRCGRDRHTVLIEQEIPLIRTGRVRADVVANTASFTRAIEGLVRKEPSQWFWVHRRWKTQPRPESPIPHIPHPTPYTRNSGL
- a CDS encoding membrane protein, producing the protein MSLATLHVRKTFEPDRLRSILVASPNWLGDAVLALPVLANLRRSFPDARIALLVRSWLSPLFRSLPFVDELVELPRTGELIWAATALRKRGFDVALLLPNSFRTALISRLAGIPHRVGYMADGRGSLLTVGVRPSSGMVLHQADAYLGLLRALKWDSWLRPTGFLLPPESDAEAEKLLTESGLSPDVRVIGIAPGASYGTAKRWPSERFAEVADLLADRLGIVAILFGSPQEAPLTRAVHERMHGAAINFGGRTSLTELASLLRRCALLLTNDTGTMHLASALGIPCIALFGPTDPHRTGPLGLGHQVLHDPPACSPCRYRNCPIDHRCMQALDVERVVAAAEAVLTRSPLTAVANVRRTPAIFLDRDGTINEEIGAIQHPDRMRPIPGAAEALKRLGEAGYLRIVVSNQARVARGDATEELVDVTHQRLLELLHADGGETDAFYYCPHHPREGRFPYRRDCLCRKPNPGLVQQAAYEQQVDLERSYVVGDKVSDMLLANRLDLPSVLVLTGYGRESLERLHAAGGPMPACTTKDLLGAAEWIVQRRSPG